A single genomic interval of Chitinophaga sp. 180180018-3 harbors:
- a CDS encoding UDP-2,3-diacylglucosamine diphosphatase, with protein sequence MEIQLPANKKVYFASDFHLGAPNPAASREREKLILQWLEQAEKDAQHIFLVGDIFDFWFEYKHVIPKGYTRILGKLASMSDKGIGISVFIGNHDMWMNGYFEDELNIPVYYEPQTYTIGSKRFYVGHGDGLGPGDHGYKMLKKVFRNPFCRWLFSALHPAWGISLANYFSRKSRAATGQELEHFLGAENEWLAIYSKEVLQKEHFDYFIFGHRHLPLDISLKDNSRYINLGDWLNYFSYAVFDGHDITLKYFTEAGEKAARSGVKDLVQDRR encoded by the coding sequence ATGGAGATCCAATTACCTGCCAATAAGAAAGTATATTTTGCTTCCGATTTTCACCTGGGTGCCCCTAACCCTGCTGCCAGCAGAGAACGGGAGAAACTGATCCTGCAATGGCTGGAACAGGCAGAAAAAGATGCACAGCATATCTTTCTGGTAGGCGATATTTTTGATTTCTGGTTTGAATACAAACATGTGATCCCTAAAGGATACACAAGGATATTGGGCAAGCTGGCATCGATGAGTGATAAAGGTATTGGTATCTCTGTATTTATCGGGAATCATGATATGTGGATGAATGGATATTTTGAAGATGAACTGAATATCCCGGTTTATTATGAGCCACAGACCTATACCATTGGCAGCAAGAGGTTTTATGTTGGTCATGGCGACGGATTAGGCCCCGGCGATCACGGGTACAAAATGCTGAAGAAGGTATTCCGTAACCCCTTTTGTCGCTGGTTATTCTCTGCATTACACCCGGCATGGGGAATATCCCTGGCTAACTACTTCAGCCGTAAAAGTCGCGCTGCTACCGGTCAGGAGCTGGAGCATTTCCTGGGAGCAGAAAATGAGTGGCTGGCAATTTATAGCAAAGAGGTATTGCAAAAAGAACATTTCGATTACTTCATATTCGGGCACAGGCACCTTCCGCTGGATATTTCTCTGAAGGATAACAGCAGGTATATTAACCTGGGTGATTGGCTCAACTACTTCTCTTACGCCGTATTCGACGGACACGACATAACCCTGAAATATTTCACGGAGGCTGGCGAGAAGGCAGCCCGGTCAGGCGTCAAGGATCTCGTGCAGGATAGGCGGTGA
- the recO gene encoding DNA repair protein RecO, translating to MLHKTRGIVLRTVKYGETSLVVSIFTELFGIQSYMVNGARSAKPKAAKGNLLQPGNILEMVVYHNDNKNLQRISEYKPGYIYHTIQLNVVKNTVTLFIIELLQKCLKQPEQQTELYYFTENILQLLDISATPVVANLPLYYTLKVGEHLGFRLNGHFSEYTPYLDLQEGTFTDLPPHHSYHLDPVNSELTDKLFQCAAVEHLAAIAMNKERRRKLLYAYLEFFRLHIPDFTEMHSPPILHEILDA from the coding sequence ATGCTTCATAAAACGCGCGGCATAGTATTACGTACAGTTAAATATGGTGAAACCAGCCTGGTTGTCAGCATATTTACAGAACTCTTCGGAATCCAGTCATATATGGTGAACGGCGCCCGCTCTGCGAAGCCCAAAGCCGCCAAGGGCAATCTGCTGCAACCCGGCAATATACTGGAAATGGTCGTGTACCATAATGATAACAAAAATCTGCAGCGGATTTCTGAATACAAACCCGGATATATTTACCATACCATTCAGCTGAACGTGGTGAAAAATACCGTTACGTTATTTATTATTGAGTTACTGCAGAAATGCCTGAAGCAGCCGGAGCAACAAACGGAGCTTTATTATTTCACCGAAAATATACTGCAATTGCTGGATATTTCAGCAACCCCGGTAGTGGCTAATCTTCCGCTCTACTATACCCTGAAAGTAGGGGAGCACCTGGGTTTCAGGCTGAATGGCCACTTTTCAGAATACACTCCCTACCTCGATCTGCAGGAAGGTACATTCACGGATCTGCCGCCTCATCACAGCTATCACCTCGATCCTGTGAACAGCGAGCTCACAGATAAACTATTTCAGTGTGCCGCGGTGGAACACCTCGCCGCCATCGCCATGAATAAGGAGCGACGCAGGAAATTGCTATATGCTTACCTGGAGTTTTTCAGATTGCATATCCCCGATTTTACAGAGATGCATTCACCGCCTATCCTGCACGAGATCCTTGACGCCTGA
- a CDS encoding efflux RND transporter permease subunit, which yields MWQRLAGFVLKYRLLLLLLLLIGTGVMGYFASKVQMSYEYVSTIPHDNPKFIEYQKFKEKFGADGNVLMLAVQTDKFFQADFFKDYVQLNKDMKNVFAVENIMSVPMAINLVKNDSTQKLEAKPLFKGDLGNQETIDSLSKVFNTLLFYRGLLYNPDTHAYLMAIYVNKDVFNSPKRTAVVAEVTKLANAFQEKQHTEVRLSGLPLIRTAMAVKVADELKLFLKISFLLTALILFLFFRSFSAVLMSMIVVAIGVIWSVGTIVLMGYKITLLTGLIPSLIVVIGIPNCVYFLSKYHTEYARDANKTRALVHMIQRMGIVTLFTNLTAAIGFGVFCFTNSAILREFGVVAGLNIMFIFLISFIFLPSVLSYLPAPKTKHTTYLDNRFFGAILDFLNTLVFRYRPWVYGVSLVAVVLAVAGMGRLQSVGYMLDDIPHTDKLYTDLKFLESNFKGVMPLEIAVDTKKKNGVVNLQTLNKLDELTQLIASQPDFGRPLSVVEGIKFAKQAYYNGDSSNYAVPNQFDLGFLAPYLRMKGTNTASGPASTFSKLVSSFMDSTKQIARLSVNMKDVGSQRLPQLLDSLQPKAVAIFDTAHYKVTFTGTSVIFQEGTRFIINGLAESIILAFVLIMLCMLYLFRSWRMLIISLIPNVIPLAVTAGVMGWAGVPLKPSTVLVFSVALGIAIDVTIRFLVNFKQELPRHDFDISATVKQTIHETGLSIIYTSAILFAGFMIFSFSEFGGTKALGWLTSLTLVVAMITNLTILPALLLWMEKALLKKARKKELWKTLDEEADIDIAELGISDKE from the coding sequence ATGTGGCAACGTTTAGCAGGCTTTGTGCTAAAATATCGGTTATTACTGCTTCTTTTATTACTCATCGGAACCGGGGTGATGGGTTATTTTGCCAGTAAGGTGCAGATGTCGTACGAATATGTGTCCACTATTCCTCACGATAACCCCAAATTTATTGAATATCAGAAATTTAAAGAAAAATTTGGAGCAGATGGCAACGTCCTGATGCTCGCTGTACAAACAGATAAGTTTTTCCAGGCAGATTTTTTCAAGGACTATGTTCAGTTGAACAAGGATATGAAGAATGTTTTTGCCGTAGAGAACATTATGAGTGTGCCGATGGCCATCAACCTGGTGAAGAATGACAGTACGCAGAAACTTGAAGCAAAGCCATTGTTCAAAGGAGATCTCGGCAACCAGGAAACGATTGATAGCTTGTCGAAAGTATTTAATACATTGTTGTTCTACAGGGGGCTGCTGTACAACCCGGATACCCATGCCTACCTGATGGCTATTTATGTAAACAAGGATGTATTTAATTCTCCCAAACGTACAGCGGTAGTAGCTGAAGTTACTAAATTAGCCAATGCCTTTCAGGAAAAGCAACATACAGAAGTACGTCTGAGCGGGTTGCCGCTGATTCGTACAGCCATGGCCGTTAAAGTGGCCGACGAGCTGAAGTTATTCCTGAAAATATCTTTCCTGTTAACTGCCCTGATATTGTTTCTCTTTTTCCGTTCGTTTAGTGCGGTATTGATGTCGATGATTGTAGTAGCAATAGGTGTGATCTGGTCAGTAGGAACGATTGTACTGATGGGATATAAGATCACCCTGCTTACCGGGTTGATCCCCTCGTTGATAGTGGTGATAGGGATTCCGAACTGTGTGTATTTTCTTAGTAAGTATCATACGGAATATGCCAGGGATGCCAATAAAACAAGGGCTCTTGTACATATGATCCAGCGTATGGGAATTGTGACGCTCTTTACCAATCTGACTGCAGCAATTGGTTTTGGTGTGTTTTGTTTTACCAACAGTGCCATCCTCCGGGAGTTTGGTGTGGTAGCAGGACTCAATATCATGTTCATCTTCCTGATCTCCTTTATTTTCCTGCCTTCAGTGCTCAGTTATTTACCGGCACCTAAAACCAAGCACACAACTTATCTGGATAACCGTTTCTTCGGAGCAATTCTGGATTTTCTCAATACGTTGGTGTTCAGGTACCGTCCATGGGTATACGGCGTAAGCCTGGTGGCAGTAGTGCTGGCAGTGGCGGGAATGGGCCGGCTTCAGTCGGTCGGTTATATGCTGGACGACATCCCGCATACTGATAAGTTATATACTGACCTGAAATTCCTGGAATCGAATTTCAAGGGAGTAATGCCACTGGAGATAGCGGTAGATACAAAGAAAAAGAATGGCGTAGTTAATCTGCAAACGCTGAATAAGCTGGATGAATTGACTCAGTTAATTGCCTCTCAGCCTGATTTTGGCCGGCCATTGTCTGTTGTGGAAGGGATCAAATTTGCCAAGCAGGCTTATTATAACGGAGATAGTTCCAACTATGCAGTGCCCAACCAGTTTGATCTGGGTTTTCTGGCGCCTTATTTACGTATGAAAGGGACGAATACGGCGTCGGGTCCGGCATCCACTTTTTCTAAGCTGGTATCGTCTTTTATGGATAGTACCAAGCAGATAGCAAGGTTGAGTGTGAATATGAAGGATGTGGGTTCTCAGCGTCTGCCGCAGTTGCTGGATTCCCTGCAACCTAAAGCAGTAGCTATTTTTGACACCGCGCATTATAAGGTGACATTTACCGGAACCAGTGTGATATTCCAGGAGGGAACGCGTTTCATCATTAATGGATTGGCGGAGAGTATCATTCTGGCGTTTGTGTTGATTATGTTATGTATGCTGTATCTTTTCCGTTCCTGGAGGATGCTGATCATTTCTCTGATCCCTAATGTGATTCCGCTGGCAGTAACAGCCGGGGTGATGGGCTGGGCCGGGGTACCTCTGAAGCCCTCTACAGTACTGGTGTTCAGTGTTGCGCTCGGAATAGCAATAGATGTGACCATACGTTTCCTGGTCAACTTCAAGCAGGAGTTGCCCCGTCACGATTTCGACATCAGTGCCACTGTAAAACAGACCATTCATGAAACAGGGCTTAGTATCATCTATACCTCCGCGATCCTGTTTGCCGGGTTTATGATATTCAGTTTTTCTGAGTTTGGAGGTACAAAAGCACTGGGCTGGCTTACTTCTCTTACGCTGGTAGTAGCAATGATTACTAACCTTACGATCTTACCAGCGCTGCTGTTATGGATGGAAAAAGCATTATTGAAGAAAGCCCGTAAAAAAGAGCTTTGGAAAACCCTTGATGAAGAAGCAGACATAGATATTGCAGAGTTAGGTATCAGCGATAAAGAGTAA
- a CDS encoding TonB-dependent receptor, with amino-acid sequence MRKILFLLLSVLSLGGQVFAQSRAVTGRVTDAGDGSAIPGANIQVKGTSRGTVTSPEGGFTLQADAGNVLIISFIGYETREIPVGSATTLNIKLKSDSKGLDEVVVTGYTMEKRATSTIAASKISGAKINDIALPDVNQMLQGNAPGVAVSTNSGQPGAKTEVRVRGVGSISASTSPLYVVDGVVVSSGDFTQNTPTQDILANLNPADIEDVSILKDANATAMYGARGANGVVVITTKTGKKGQNRINFNAKYGFDNLAHKIPMMNSSELLAYQREALKNATKKDGTPAFTDADILAMRPDYLANINTDWTKEAFRTGKTQSYGINASGGSDKTQYYASGDYFKQQGIIIGSDFSRYSGRLNVDHKFNEKFDLSAKVSGSYTDQTNAGAGNSYSSPLLGSLFNVPYIPVRDDQGNLYDGYSAGQPGSNSWAAFKDIPKTYIPVLLGGNFPHTVSKNVRKNNNTQTVFNVALGYNILDGLRFVVRGNAELTNIREKLWYAPDSYDGRSYVGLLTNANTNVALYTTQQLLTYNFNVGKDHSFRLLAGNEYSFQNRIWNLTTKTGFPNGAAQVPGVGANIKEALGDETSYAFHGLIGKADYDYKAKYFLSASFRRDGSSRFPKNNRYGNFYSVGAAWRITEEEFTKNISWLNDLKLRTSYGIMGNAEGLTDYPYQSLYDLKGQYNGESVAFQKQPANSSLSWEKQNLFDIGLDVSVLNRRLYGSVGFYDKRSSALLMQLPLSMTSGYDVINMNVGKMLNQGFEVTIGGIPVKTRDFQWTSDLNFATLRNRVLSLGDQQFIPSGTRQRIEVGRPFGSWYMPVWTGVDPQTGSATWLGQDGKPTSDYNSAVRQYVGQLLPKVTGGFTNKFSYKNIDLTAFFTFSYGNKAYNSNRANIESDGNNTSANQAKDAGSYWKKPGDIADRPKVIWGNGTNSISSSTRFLEDISYFRLRNLTLGYNLPKALITKTKLQNVRVYAQAENLFTLTTYKGWDPDLNTNPASPTSTASVTNVNAGTDFFRYPTSRVFTFGISVGL; translated from the coding sequence ATGAGGAAAATTTTATTTCTCCTCTTGTCCGTCCTATCCCTTGGCGGACAGGTTTTTGCGCAAAGTCGCGCCGTAACCGGGAGAGTTACTGATGCAGGAGATGGCTCCGCTATTCCGGGAGCCAACATTCAGGTAAAGGGCACATCCCGTGGAACTGTTACCAGTCCGGAAGGAGGATTTACATTACAGGCAGATGCCGGTAATGTGCTGATTATTTCCTTCATTGGTTACGAAACCAGGGAAATACCTGTGGGAAGCGCCACTACATTGAACATTAAGTTGAAATCTGATTCCAAAGGTCTGGATGAAGTGGTGGTTACCGGTTATACCATGGAGAAAAGGGCTACCAGTACAATTGCTGCTTCCAAGATCAGCGGAGCCAAAATTAACGACATCGCGTTACCGGACGTGAATCAGATGCTGCAGGGTAATGCACCAGGAGTAGCGGTTTCTACCAACTCCGGTCAGCCTGGAGCTAAGACAGAAGTTCGTGTTCGTGGGGTGGGTTCTATTTCAGCCAGTACCAGTCCGTTGTACGTAGTAGACGGGGTCGTGGTTTCTTCTGGTGACTTCACTCAGAACACCCCTACCCAGGACATCCTGGCAAACCTGAACCCCGCTGACATTGAGGATGTAAGTATCCTGAAAGATGCGAATGCTACTGCGATGTATGGTGCACGTGGTGCAAACGGAGTGGTGGTAATTACTACCAAAACCGGAAAAAAAGGACAAAACCGCATCAACTTTAATGCGAAATATGGTTTTGATAACCTGGCGCATAAAATCCCGATGATGAATTCATCAGAACTGTTGGCCTATCAACGGGAAGCGCTGAAGAATGCTACTAAAAAAGATGGTACGCCTGCATTCACTGATGCGGATATACTCGCTATGCGTCCTGATTATCTGGCTAATATAAATACAGACTGGACGAAAGAAGCCTTCCGTACCGGTAAAACCCAATCATATGGCATCAACGCGAGCGGTGGTAGTGATAAGACTCAGTACTACGCTTCCGGCGATTACTTCAAACAGCAGGGTATTATCATTGGTTCCGATTTCAGCCGTTATTCAGGCCGCCTGAACGTAGATCATAAATTCAATGAGAAATTTGATCTGAGCGCAAAAGTGAGCGGATCTTATACAGATCAGACCAATGCAGGTGCAGGTAACTCCTACTCTTCTCCTTTACTGGGATCGCTTTTTAACGTGCCTTATATCCCGGTTCGTGACGATCAGGGAAATCTTTACGACGGTTATTCCGCCGGCCAGCCAGGAAGTAACAGCTGGGCTGCTTTTAAGGATATTCCGAAAACTTACATACCTGTTTTGCTGGGTGGTAACTTCCCTCATACTGTTTCAAAGAATGTAAGAAAGAATAACAACACCCAGACCGTATTCAACGTAGCATTAGGATACAATATCCTGGATGGTTTGCGTTTTGTTGTAAGAGGAAATGCGGAGTTAACTAACATTCGTGAAAAGCTATGGTATGCTCCGGATTCTTACGATGGCCGCAGTTATGTTGGACTCCTGACTAATGCCAATACAAACGTAGCGCTTTACACTACCCAGCAGTTGCTGACATACAACTTCAATGTTGGTAAAGATCACAGCTTCCGTTTATTGGCTGGTAACGAATATTCTTTCCAGAACCGCATATGGAACCTGACTACAAAAACAGGATTCCCGAATGGCGCCGCGCAGGTTCCAGGTGTGGGCGCTAATATTAAAGAAGCGCTGGGAGATGAAACTTCCTATGCATTCCATGGCCTGATCGGTAAAGCAGACTATGATTACAAAGCAAAATATTTTCTGAGTGCCAGCTTCAGAAGAGACGGTTCATCCCGTTTCCCTAAAAATAACCGCTATGGTAATTTCTACTCTGTGGGTGCTGCATGGCGAATTACTGAAGAAGAATTCACCAAGAATATTTCCTGGCTGAATGATCTGAAACTGCGTACCAGCTATGGTATCATGGGGAATGCAGAAGGACTCACAGATTATCCTTATCAATCATTATATGACCTGAAAGGCCAGTATAATGGAGAATCAGTTGCTTTCCAGAAACAACCAGCCAATAGTTCGCTGAGCTGGGAAAAACAAAACCTGTTTGACATCGGGCTTGATGTAAGTGTGTTAAACAGACGTTTATATGGTTCTGTTGGTTTCTACGACAAGCGCTCTTCAGCATTGCTGATGCAGTTGCCGCTGTCAATGACTTCTGGTTATGACGTTATCAATATGAACGTTGGTAAAATGCTTAACCAGGGCTTTGAAGTAACTATCGGTGGTATTCCTGTCAAAACCAGGGATTTCCAATGGACTTCTGATCTGAATTTTGCAACATTGCGGAACAGGGTATTATCTCTGGGAGATCAGCAATTCATTCCTTCCGGTACCCGTCAGAGAATTGAAGTAGGCCGGCCATTTGGTTCATGGTATATGCCTGTTTGGACAGGAGTAGATCCTCAGACAGGATCAGCTACCTGGCTGGGACAGGATGGTAAGCCAACATCGGATTACAATTCAGCAGTAAGGCAGTATGTTGGCCAGCTGCTACCGAAAGTAACCGGTGGGTTCACTAACAAATTCAGCTACAAGAATATTGATCTGACAGCATTCTTTACCTTCAGCTACGGTAATAAAGCTTATAACTCCAACCGCGCCAACATCGAAAGTGATGGTAATAACACTTCTGCCAATCAGGCAAAAGATGCAGGCAGCTACTGGAAAAAGCCCGGAGACATTGCAGATCGTCCAAAAGTTATCTGGGGTAACGGTACCAACTCTATATCTTCTTCAACCCGTTTCCTGGAAGACATATCTTATTTCAGGTTAAGAAACCTGACCCTGGGTTATAACCTTCCTAAAGCACTGATCACGAAAACAAAACTGCAGAATGTACGGGTATATGCACAGGCAGAGAACCTGTTTACCCTTACGACGTACAAAGGATGGGATCCGGATCTGAATACCAATCCTGCTTCTCCGACCAGTACCGCTTCAGTGACGAATGTTAACGCAGGTACGGATTTCTTCCGTTATCCGACATCAAGGGTATTTACATTTGGTATTAGTGTAGGCTTGTAA
- a CDS encoding RagB/SusD family nutrient uptake outer membrane protein: MKHTKLSILTLAAAGLFSACSKLDQEPLSSLNGDNAVTVANARILANGMYKRMQALEYYGRDFLVVSDLGGNDLKITSQNSNRFITEFQMNYTALVSPQTNTFLNAYRAVNQANALIYKLPQNDQTTSIRGEAYFVRALAEMDIAKRYTRPYLNVTSNPTAPNSGITLVTESLDAPATYKPGRSTLKETYDAIIADLKEAQKSAPAGKSEDKAANIFRANRDAATGLLTRAYLYTGQWQLVVDEASKLIGKYPLYEAAAVGDAFNSDGATSEEIFSLRFLTPDGLGTNSFGYIYIPAGNGAKSGYGDVRLSDGFMALLDQKDARRAQTYLLNGSNYLMKFSGNPAQNQNGMVNTRIVRISEVLLNRAEAYVELKQFQNAVDDINMLRAKRGLDPFTDVAHIGDEIVKQRRLELVGEGFAMIDLFRKNGTRLISDANALPTRETKPDDFRVAYPIPQAEMDANPKMVQNPGYQK; encoded by the coding sequence ATGAAACATACAAAACTCTCCATATTAACATTGGCAGCAGCTGGTTTGTTTTCTGCCTGCAGTAAACTGGACCAGGAGCCGTTGTCGTCCCTGAATGGCGACAATGCTGTAACAGTAGCAAACGCGCGTATTCTTGCAAATGGTATGTACAAGCGTATGCAGGCCCTGGAATACTATGGCCGCGATTTCCTGGTAGTATCTGATCTGGGTGGGAATGACCTGAAAATTACTTCCCAGAACTCCAACAGGTTCATCACGGAATTTCAGATGAATTACACCGCGCTGGTTTCGCCACAAACCAATACCTTCCTGAATGCTTACCGGGCAGTGAACCAGGCGAATGCGCTGATTTATAAATTGCCGCAAAACGACCAGACCACTTCTATCCGTGGCGAAGCATATTTCGTACGTGCGTTGGCGGAGATGGATATAGCAAAGAGGTATACCAGACCTTATCTGAATGTTACATCTAACCCAACAGCGCCTAATTCAGGTATTACACTGGTAACGGAGTCATTGGATGCGCCTGCAACGTATAAACCAGGCCGTAGTACCCTGAAAGAAACATATGATGCTATTATCGCTGATCTGAAAGAGGCACAGAAATCTGCCCCCGCCGGAAAATCAGAAGATAAAGCTGCAAATATTTTCAGGGCTAACCGCGATGCTGCCACCGGATTACTGACCCGCGCTTATCTTTATACAGGTCAGTGGCAATTAGTAGTAGATGAAGCCAGCAAGCTGATAGGTAAATATCCTTTATATGAAGCAGCTGCTGTGGGTGACGCTTTCAATTCAGATGGGGCTACCTCTGAAGAGATTTTTTCTCTGCGTTTTCTCACTCCTGACGGACTGGGAACAAACAGTTTCGGTTACATCTATATACCAGCTGGTAACGGTGCTAAGAGTGGTTATGGAGATGTGAGGTTAAGCGATGGATTTATGGCGTTACTGGATCAGAAAGATGCCCGCAGGGCACAGACATATCTTCTTAATGGCAGCAACTATCTGATGAAGTTCTCCGGAAACCCGGCTCAGAACCAGAATGGAATGGTGAACACCCGTATCGTAAGGATCAGCGAAGTATTACTGAATCGTGCAGAAGCATATGTTGAACTGAAGCAGTTTCAGAACGCAGTGGATGATATAAATATGCTGAGAGCTAAACGTGGTTTGGATCCGTTTACAGATGTAGCTCATATTGGTGACGAAATTGTAAAGCAGAGAAGATTGGAACTGGTTGGTGAAGGCTTTGCAATGATTGACCTGTTCCGTAAAAATGGTACACGTCTTATCTCCGATGCCAATGCGCTCCCTACCAGGGAAACCAAGCCAGATGATTTTAGGGTAGCATATCCGATTCCGCAAGCGGAAATGGATGCTAATCCTAAAATGGTGCAGAATCCCGGATATCAGAAGTAG